One stretch of Cryptosporidium parvum Iowa II chromosome 3, whole genome shotgun sequence DNA includes these proteins:
- a CDS encoding ubiquitin domain containing protein with a UBA domain at the C-terminus yields MKVNIFYSVTGELISVEIHEETTVEVLKSLIEIELNLDSFKNYELSIEGKILKNDGFVLSDIVNEGSIFVLSEKTNKNTFENSNFSLNDRENLIQLLSKELFTKIKEDQSLKSVYYSKSSKYRDSIDKDDIKSFTELIKNDYFSGNLNSISSSSNSSSNLYNLDPLSPEYQRLIEEQVRKQNVEENLILAQDHLPESFTQVHMLYINAEVNGISIKAFVDSGAQTTIMSKKCAEKCNLVRLIDYRFSGIAQGVGTSKIVGKIHVAQMKIGNSFFPFSITVLEESHVDFLFGLDLLKRYQCCIDLHQNALIIGDEKVQFLSESEINSEISQINSNNEYDQCFEQGKKLQLLSLGFSESQVINALRATNGNTELAASLLFSNETFE; encoded by the coding sequence atgaaagtgaatattttctatagCGTAACAGGAGAGCTCATCTCAGTTGAAATCCATGAAGAAACTACTGTTGAGGTTTTAAAATCGcttattgaaattgaacTTAACTTAGATAGTTTTAAGAATTACGAGCTCTCAATTGAAGgtaaaattttgaaaaatgaTGGATTCGTATTATCTGATATTGTAAATGAAGGCtcaatatttgtattatcagaaaaaaccaataaaaatacctttgaaaattctaatttttctttgaatgaCCGTGAAAATCTGATTCAATTGCTTTCAAAAGAGCTTTtcacaaaaattaaagaagatcAATCATTAAAATCAGTATACTACTCAAAATCAAGTAAATATAGAGATTCAATTGATAAAGATGatattaaaagttttacagaactaataaaaaatgacTACTTTTCCGGAAATCTGAACTCTATTTCTTCTAGTTCAAATTCAAGCTCAAATTTGTATAATTTGGACCCTTTAAGCCCAGAATATCAAAGGTTAATTGAAGAGCAAGTAAGAAAACAAAATgttgaagaaaatttaattttggcGCAAGACCATTTACCAGAAAGTTTTACGCAAGTTCACATGCTATATATAAATGCAGAAGTTAATGGAATCTCAATTAAAGCGTTTGTTGATAGTGGTGCGCAAACAACAATTATGTCTAAAAAATGTGCAGAAAAGTGCAACCTCGTGAGGTTAATAGACTATAGGTTTAGTGGAATTGCACAAGGTGTGGGCACAAGTAAAATTGTTGGTAAAATACACGTTGCTCAAATGAAAATTGGAAATTCCTTCTTTCCATTCTCAATAACAGTACTTGAAGAAAGTCATGTGGATTTCCTATTTGGATTGGATTTACTTAAAAGGTATCAATGTTGTATTGACTTGCATCAAAATGCACTAATTATTGGAGATGAAAAGGTACAATTCTTATCTGAATCCGAAATAAATAGTGAAATTAgtcaaataaattcaaataatgaatatgaTCAATGCTTTGAACAGGGGAAAAAACTTCAACTTTTATCACTAGGGTTTTCTGAAAGCCAGGTAATTAATGCATTAAGAGCTACAAATGGAAATACTGAATTAGCTGcgtcattattattttcaaatgaaacttttgaataa
- a CDS encoding proteasome subunit alpha type 3, NTN hydrolase fold, with product MTSVGSGYDSSVSTFSPDGRVFQVEYANKAVDNSGTTIAMIYNSGIVFAVDKYVASKMMVAGTNRRVFAIDNQIGCCVAGFVTDSNKIVSIARSESLNYQKIYGNPIPIRVLAERIAMYMHNFTLYGSVRPFGCSILLGGLDQDRGVELYCIHPSGSCYKYCAMAVGKGRQFARTDLEKLMEKNLSEEDALYEAARVIIQSREEGASKNLELEMAFIGPGSDFQFSIVPEKQINLLNERVEKYIDDLASAE from the coding sequence ATGACTAGTGTAGGATCTGGATATGACTCATCAGTTTCTACCTTTTCTCCTGATGGTCGTGTCTTCCAAGTCGAATATGCAAACAAAGCTGTTGACAATAGTGGAACAACTATTGCAATGATTTACAACTCTGGTATTGTTTTTGCTGTAGACAAATATGTTGCTAGCAAAATGATGGTAGCAGGTACTAACAGAAGAGTTTTTGCGATAGATAATCAGATTGGTTGTTGTGTTGCTGGATTTGTTACGGATTCGAACAAGATCGTTTCAATAGCACGTTCAGAGTCgttaaattatcaaaaaatcTATGGGAATCCTATACCAATACGCGTGTTAGCAGAGAGAATTGCAATGTATATGCATAACTTTACTCTTTATGGTTCCGTTCGACCGTTCGGTTGTTCAATACTCCTGGGGGGGCTTGACCAGGATAGAGGTGTTGAGCTATATTGTATTCATCCATCCGGCTCATGCTATAAATACTGCGCAATGGCGGTTGGTAAAGGTAGACAGTTTGCAAGAACTGACCTAGAAAAACTAATGGAGAAAAATTTATCCGAGGAAGACGCGTTATACGAGGCTGCAAGAGTGATAATACAATCTAGAGAGGAAGGAGCATCAAAAAACCTTGAACTAGAAATGGCTTTCATTGGCCCTGGATCGGATTTCCAATTTTCTATAGTTCCtgaaaaacaaataaatttgcTCAACGAGCGTGTCGAGAAATACATAGATGACCTTGCAAGCGCCGAGTAg
- a CDS encoding replication protein A1 large subunit has product FHLFKLSISCFMPIREVNVNRQTISIKGRIIQKSSLQILKSGLRFFHLDIIDKDNDVIRVKFWRQKAEEYHNILQHGSVYILKCTGNDVVVSNTKFNDTSNPYEINFSDRCFVRKVENDDDSIGKAPKYVFTTVKDIREIPVPSIVDLIGIVRHFSPSTKVISRKNNDEVSRRTISVVDKTGFLINITLWGELAEVSDEKFLGNPVVALKSIQIREYQGRQGSTLNGRSNMEFSIDDGKMEELRDWYDSIGSSIKFESISNISSNESPNNFRVNDKLYSGRTLKDIRNRMEDNEFSSTPSFQVIARISKIGSINVNQQVSGDKGGSLTYDACPICKKKVLFSTSYCEKCDESVVPETKFLFPVTIEDHTCSLTVQCFHEIGSTFIKELSASACKEMEQNNDKKLNFILNLQCMWRHYNLKIQLKAEEYNNQKKTRAIIQSAEPIDLNQISYLMLESISQSILGKTNKRSLFEDNINTNKRISVG; this is encoded by the coding sequence tttcaTCTATTTAAACTTTCAATTAGCTGCTTTATGCCAATCAGAGAAGTAAATGTGAACAGGCAAACTATTTCAATTAAGGGCCGTATCATTCAGAAAAGTTCACTCCAGATTTTAAAGAGTGGGTTACGGTTTTTTCATCTTGACATAATAGACAAAGATAATGATGTTATTAGAGTTAAGTTTTGGCGTCAAAAGGCAGAAGAGTATCATAATATTTTACAACATGGCTCagtatatattttaaaatgcACAGGAAACGATGTTGTTGTTTCGAATACTAAGTTTAATGACACTTCAAATCCGTATGAAATTAACTTTTCTGATAGATGTTTTGTTAGAAAAGTTGAGAACGATGATGATTCAATTGGCAAGGCACCAAAATATGTTTTTACAACTGTTAAGGATATTAGAGAAATACCAGTTCCTTCAATTGTTGATCTGATCGGAATAGTCAGACATTTCAGCCCTTCCACAAAAGTGATTTCAAGAAAGAACAATGATGAGGTTTCCAGAAGGACAATTTCAGTAGTAGATAAAACAGGCTTTCTTATAAACATCACATTATGGGGAGAATTAGCGGAAGTTAGCGATGAAAAATTTTTGGGGAATCCAGTGGTTGCATTGAAGAGCATACAGATAAGGGAATATCAGGGTAGACAAGGATCCACATTAAATGGGAGAAGCAATATGGAATTTTCCATAGATGATGGGAAAATGGAAGAGTTGAGAGACTGGTATGATAGTATTGGGAGTTCTATAAAGTTTGAATCTATAAGCAATATATCTTCGAATGAATCACCAAATAATTTCAGAGTTAACGATAAATTATACTCGGGAAGGACTCTCAAAGATATTAGGAATCGGATGGAAGATAACGAGTTTTCGTCAACTCCGTCGTTTCAGGTAATTGCAAGAATTTCGAAGATTGGCTCAATAAACGTAAATCAACAAGTTTCTGGAGATAAAGGCGGCTCGTTGACATACGATGCATGTCCAATATGTAAAAAGAAAGTTCTCTTTTCCACTTCTTATTGTGAGAAGTGTGACGAATCTGTAGTTCCTGAGACTAAGTTCCTATTTCCTGTTACAATTGAAGACCATACATGTTCTTTAACCGTTCAATGTTTTCATGAAATTGGCTCaacatttattaaagaattgaGTGCTTCAGCCTGCAAAGAGATGGAACAAAATAACGACAAAAAGTTAAACTTCATCCTTAATCTACAATGTATGTGGAGACATTACAATCTCAAAATTCAATTGAAGGCTGAAGAGTACAATAATCAGAAAAAAACTAGGGCAATAATTCAGTCAGCTGAGCCAATTGATCTTAATCAAATTTCCTATTTAATGCTAGAATCGATCAGCCAATCAATATTAGGTAAAACTAACAAAAGATCTTTGTTTGAAGATAACATTAACACAAACAAAAGAATTTCGGTTGGCTag
- a CDS encoding ubiquitin-conjugating enzyme, with amino-acid sequence MSISKRIQKETMNLANDPSPGINAEPDEDNYRYFKIMMMGPEGTPYEGGSYKLELFLPEHYPMEPPKVRFLTKIYHPNIDKLGRICLDILKDKWSPALQIRTVLLSIQALLSSPEPNDPLDTVVADHFKNNLLDAESTAREWNRLYAKGS; translated from the coding sequence ATgtcaatttcaaaaagaatACAAAAAGAAACTATGAATCTCGCAAATGATCCGTCGCCTGGAATAAATGCAGAACCTGATGAAGACAATTAtagatatttcaaaattatgaTGATGGGCCCTGAGGGCACACCTTATGAAGGTGGAAGCTACAAGCTTGAACTTTTTTTGCCAGAGCATTACCCTATGGAACCCCCAAAAGTTAGGTTTCTAACAAAAATTTACCATCCAAATATTGACAAACTTGGAAGAATTTGTCTAGATATTTTGAAAGATAAATGGAGTCCAGCCTTGCAAATTAGAACAGTATTGCTAAGTATACAAGCATTACTAAGCTCTCCAGAACCTAATGATCCTTTAGACACCGTAGTTGCAGATCacttcaaaaataatttactgGACGCAGAGTCAACGGCCAGAGAATGGAATAGACTTTATGCCAAAGGATCATAA
- a CDS encoding hypothetical protein (100 aa region highly conserved similar to uncharacterized expressed protein), whose product MEKLISWLHERTKRRRDMRKKIKNLWNEEVSLNGEQDKDISSVENIIGYFKDKRRPSFERDLSLSEDTASMSPNSDIGCDNEEKIEDDHLFGPSPSDIKKTAINQNLNYGAALLYGEGEAMAQFVQAGKRIPRRGEVGLTGEQIESFEKVGYVMSGSMHKRMTAVRIRKENQVYTVEERRNIALQNEKQRMLKESQLLGELRELIKREEKKL is encoded by the coding sequence ATGGAAAAGCTAATCTCATGGTTACATGAACGCACTAAAAGGAGAAGAGAtatgagaaaaaaaatcaaaaactTATGGAATGAAGAAGTATCCTTAAATGGAGAGCAAGATAAGGATATTTCAAGCGTAGAGAACATTATTGGGTATTTTAAAGATAAAAGAAGGCCTTCTTTTGAAAGAGACTTATCTTTAAGCGAGGATACTGCCTCAATGAGTCCAAATAGTGACATTGGCTGtgataatgaagaaaagatTGAAGATGATCATTTGTTCGGTCCAAGTCCATctgatattaaaaaaacagCAATCAATCAAAACCTAAATTATGGGGCAGCTCTTCTTTATGGCGAAGGTGAAGCTATGGCACAATTCGTCCAAGCAGGAAAAAGAATACCAAGAAGAGGTGAAGTTGGATTAACAGGAGAACAAATAGAATCGTTTGAGAAGGTAGGATATGTAATGAGCGGAAGTATGCACAAGAGAATGACAGCTGTAAGAATTAGAAAGGAGAACCAAGTTTATACGGtagaagaaagaagaaatatagCTCTTCAAAACGAGAAACAAAGAATGTTAAAAGAGTCACAATTATTGGGGGAACTTCGTGAACTCATCAAAAGAGAAGAGAAAAAGCTTTAG
- a CDS encoding hypothetical protein (domain similar to UMP1, proteasome maturation factor UMP1), whose translation GFIRTLENELNMLSAIQGYHSAAKSRMEQDLVSKVQRHPGIPSSHLSLDLLMNMDDKIEISDILGTEKPINPLGKKTISDTLESIFNINS comes from the coding sequence GGGTTCATTCGGACATTAGAAAATGAGTTGAATATGCTTAGTGCTATACAAGGTTATCACTCAGCTGCAAAATCAAGAATGGAACAGGATTTAGTTTCGAAGGTTCAAAGACATCCAGGAATTCCAAGCTCTCACTTGAGCCTTGATCTACTAATGAATATGGATGACAAGATCGAAATAAGCGATATTCTAGGCACGGAGAAACCTATCAATCCATTGGGCAAGAAGACAATCAGCGACACATTAGAGTCaatattcaatatcaaTAGTTAA
- a CDS encoding 60S ribosomal protein L37A (transcripts identified by EST) — protein sequence VGIVGKFGTRYGASLRKQVKKTEILQRETYVCPFCGKTATKRTACGIWECKGCRKVLAGGAWQLSTAAAVTARSTIARLRKQREEAE from the coding sequence GTTGGTATTGTTGGTAAATTTGGCACTAGATATGGTGCTTCTCTACGTAAGCAAGTGAAGAAGACTGAGATCCTACAACGTGAGACATATGTTTGTCCATTCTGTGGAAAAACAGCGACAAAGAGAACTGCCTGTGGAATTTGGGAATGCAAGGGTTGCAGAAAGGTCTTGGCAGGAGGTGCATGGCAGCTAAGCACTGCGGCAGCAGTTACTGCTAGATCGACGATTGCACGTTTGAGGAAGCAGAGAGAAGAGGCAGAGTAA
- a CDS encoding WD repeat protein: protein MGDYIPIEIEPKRKALYSEILSNNRYLYSNSGNENETIKNLEFRIFNGEISLLITTGNKLKTVSPIKVNEENSSKLTSFNSKNLITATTLRNDGRLCGISMENNECIALDTETMTVVRRFEKSSEQLSSIAFSCDKSKIISGTLTGKVSILEVSSGEIVFTAPAHNDVIRCILPLENKLFNYPNHDSSTTDTLNIYFATCSYDFNIKIWCYSELKQAENYAASNALPNKYQLKVMKILKHNFPVECIDIINGNKLISCGGTCIKIWDLEKTEFECIHSIANFARTITTISSNENIFAVGCLDHNVCIYDSKTFEFIRSFNYNKGIVKVATSNCSSYIAIALEDGNWSIRKKVFSEIKESTRDVANEDINNLRKGYRTGTIRYYKRGRAASANAMDIEIKNCKKRQTKLDRLLRSYSYKKALEIALKMSWPHFISLLKLLSSRGALHLIARENEYEKTIKLLKYISKNMGKCGPHQFILISELIEHILHESNIVRLLNQNKSIENKNEIFECIKKISQKVSLETKQHVLLKEFKIAVEIIIQNCKKCLVN from the coding sequence ATGGGTGATTATATTCCAATTGAAATCGAGCCAAAAAGAAAAGCCTTATATTCTGAAATCTTATCTAATAATCGGTATTTATATTCTAATAGTGggaatgaaaatgaaacaattaaaaatttagaATTTAGAATTTTTAATGGAGAAATCTCTCTCTTAATTACTACAGGAAATAAACTAAAAACAGTAAGCCCCATAAAAgtaaatgaagaaaattcaaGTAAGCTTACCTCATTTAActcaaagaatttaattacTGCAACTACTCTAAGAAATGATGGTAGACTTTGTGGAATTTCAAtggaaaataatgaatgtATCGCGCTAGATACTGAAACTATGACTGTTGTCCGCAGGTTTGAAAAGAGTAGTGAACAACTCTCGTCGATTGCGTTTTCATGTGACAAAAgcaaaataatttctggAACATTGACAGGTAAAGTCTCAATTTTAGAGGTTTCCTCTGGTGAAATTGTTTTTACAGCTCCTGCGCACAATGATGTGATCAGATGTATATTACcacttgaaaataaattgtttaATTATCCTAACCATGATTCAAGCACAACAGatactttaaatatttattttgcaACTTGTAGCTATGactttaatatcaaaatttggTGTTATTCAGAACTCAAACAAGCTGAAAATTATGCTGCAAGTAATGCTTTACCAAATAAATACCAACTAAAGGTTATGAAAATCTTGAAGCATAATTTTCCTGTAGAAtgtattgatattattaatggaaataagTTAATTTCTTGTGGAGGTACttgtattaaaatttgGGATCTGGAAAAAACTGAATTTGAATGTATTCACAGCATCGCAAACTTTGCTCGAACAATTACAACAATTTCCTCTAATGAGAATATATTTGCTGTTGGATGTTTGGACCATAATGTATGCATTTATGACTCTAAAACATTTGAATTCATTCgatcttttaattataataaaggAATAGTAAAAGTTGCAACATCAAATTGCTCATCGTATATTGCAATTGCTCTTGAAGATGGTAATTGGAgtataagaaaaaaagttttttcagaaattaaagagTCAACTAGGGACGTTGCtaatgaagatattaataacttaAGAAAGGGATATAGAACAGGTACGATAAGATATTATAAAAGAGGTAGAGCGGCTTCTGCGAATGCTATGGACATAGAGATTAAAAATTGCAAGAAGCGTCAAACAAAACTTGACAGGTTATTACGATCATATTCTTATAAAAAGGCATTAGAAATCGCTCTCAAAATGAGCTGGCCGCATTTTATTTCACTCTTAAAATTACTTTCATCAAGAGGAGCTCTGCATTTGATTGCAAGGGAGAATGAATACgaaaaaactattaaattGCTAAAATATATTAGCAAGAATATGGGCAAGTGCGGCCCTCACcaatttatattgatttCAGAATTAATTGAACACATTCTACATGAAAGTAACATTGTAAGactattaaatcaaaataagtcaatagaaaataaaaatgaaatatttgaatgtattaagaaaatatcTCAAAAGGTTAGCCTAGAGACGAAACAGCATGTACTACTGAAGGAATTCAAGATTGCAGTTGagataattattcaaaactGCAAAAAATGCTTGGTAAACTAG
- a CDS encoding ATPase has translation MPVFNLTNIYHRLGKSFLVSSIADSLNYSIKYVHTADIFNATIGFFERYLKEIIDVCTRKRKYILVIEDIDQYLLEENNTLLSLMFFFDIISRSNKWMHSEIMIFGTSTSKNIVCTRMFQVCCFLRGFIW, from the coding sequence ATGCCTGTATTTaatttaacaaatatttatcacCGTTTAGGTAAGAGCTTTCTCGTCTCTTCAATTGCCGACTCTTTAAACTATAGTATTAAATACGTACATACTGCAGACATTTTCAACGCAACTATTGgattttttgaaagatacttgaaagaaattattgatgTTTGTACAAGAAAAcgtaaatatatattggTCATTGAAGATATAGATCAGTATTTGCTAGAAGAAAACAATACGCTTCTTTCATTgatgtttttttttgatattataTCTCGTTCGAACAAATGGATGCATTCagaaataatgatttttgGCACATCTAcaagtaaaaatattgtttgCACCAGAATGTTTCAGGTATGTTGTTTCTTGCGTGGATTTATCTGGTAA
- a CDS encoding hypothetical protein (transcripts identified by EST), whose product MYWDKYDEIPLRWISFFLFKWRLELDESFVGGPLLDDFFEKIGSIFYLLLLKRYETNFCDIDTTEVGINLFIDRLPKVLILIGNSGSGKRYFARELLSSFSKICYFENSKSFNPVTFNISIDEYFIDTRTTDCFDKKIYYLNNKLTSISKVGVRLRDSLCSGPFSPPAILVCFRSANPNKYYTGPNSNYYGDVSKQIVILNLISKFIRIWDNKNIPIVSFFISDIDPDDYGTSNKILQSKTMDIRYIFKYGYGEFFEIDFRNFSLQIDKISLLRFLIYKRYDINEISLNCLMEKISSIHSKYIMALSNEELKFIVNEIDLVRIADVLNEELHDIPYTVSCGRFVAIVLNGVIPDFFNVFLYYFNFVIRRLNKSVSNSNCTICDSSCDRESGSCKNGLIQMTGFGQVIHKIKNLLLPCISYSEISNFRLPIVFNEASGIIVFGDKGCGKFYFSQANEKITI is encoded by the coding sequence ATGTATTGGGACAAGTACGACGAGATTCCTCTGAGATGGATCtccttttttctttttaaatggAGATTGGAACTGGATGAATCATTTGTAGGCGGCCCATTGCTTGATgatttctttgaaaaaattgGGTCGATATTCTATCTATTGTTGCTAAAAAGATATGAGACTAATTTTTGTGATATTGACACGACTGAAGTGGGTATTAACCTTTTCATTGACAGACTTCCGAAAGTTTTGATTCTAATAGGTAATAGTGGATCTGGAAAGAGATACTTTGCAAGAGAATTGTTATCTAGCTTCTCAAAGATTTGTTACTTTGAAAACTCAAAATCCTTTAATCCCGTGACTTTCAATATATCAAttgatgaatattttattgataCGAGAACTACTGATTGTTTTGACAagaagatttattatttgaataataaattaacgTCTATATCAAAAGTAGGGGTGCGCTTAAGAGACTCATTATGCAGTGGACCTTTTTCCCCTCCTGCCATATTGGTTTGTTTTAGAAGTGcaaatccaaataaatattacaCAGGACCAAATAGTAACTACTATGGTGATGTTTCAAAACAAATAGTTATTCTTAATTTGATCTCTAAATTTATCCGTATTTGGgataacaaaaatattccaattgtttcattttttatttcgGATATAGACCCAGATGACTATGGCACATCGAATAAGATTTTACAGTCAAAGACTATGGATATaagatatatatttaagtaTGGATATGgagaattttttgaaatagatTTCAGAAACTTCTCGCTCCAGATCGATAAAATTTCCTTATTAAGGttcttaatttataaaagaTATGatataaatgaaatttctCTGAATTGTCTGATGGAAAAAATTTCTAGCATTCACtccaaatatattatgGCTTTATCCAATGAAGAATTGAAATTCATTGTAAATGAGATTGACCTGGTTCGCATCGCTGACgttttaaatgaagaacTGCATGATATTCCATACACTGTTTCGTGCGGTAGATTTGTTGCAATAGTCCTCAATGGTGTAATACCTGACTTTTTTAAtgtatttttatattattttaactTCGTTATCAGGAGATTGAATAAATCAGTCAGTAATTCAAATTGTACAATTTGTGATTCTAGCTGTGATAGAGAGAGCGGTTCATGCAAAAATGgattaattcaaatgacTGGCTTTGGCCAAGTAATTCAcaaaataaagaatctTTTGCTCCCCTGTATTTCATATTCAGAAATATCGAACTTTCGACTTCCTATAGTTTTTAATGAAGCGTCTGGTATTATTGTTTTCGGTGACAAGGGTTGTGGTAAGTTTTATTTTAGTCAGGCAAATGAGAAAATAACTATATGA